The following are from one region of the Capsicum annuum cultivar UCD-10X-F1 chromosome 1, UCD10Xv1.1, whole genome shotgun sequence genome:
- the LOC107868535 gene encoding deoxyhypusine hydroxylase-B — protein MYMEVRVGENGNVVGVEDQDDLSKNSFKVSPEMEKFLCDRLLDQDQPISERFRALFSLRNLRGSGPRNALINATRDPSNLLAHEAAFALGQMQDADAIPALEEVLFDFSLHPIVRHEAAEALGAIGLESNVSLLERSLASDPAQEVRETCELALSRIKELKNVGTDDGSSSMAPSPFLSVDPAAPASYSSVENLRKVLLSEENGMYERYAALFALRNNGGEEAISAIIQSLGSKSALLRHEVAYVLGQLQNKRASDALSMTLKDVNEHPMVRHEAAEALGSIADAECLALLVDFAKDPEPIVSQSCEVALSMLEFEKSGKSFEFLFMQMPHVEQVS, from the coding sequence ATGTACATGGAGGTGAGAGTTGGTGAGAATGGAAATGTAGTTGGAGTGGAGGACCAAGATGATCtttcaaaaaattcattcaaaGTCTCGCCGGAGATGGAGAAGTTTCTATGTGACAGATTGCTGGACCAAGACCAGCCGATTTCAGAGCGCTTCAGAGCTCTTTTCTCTCTAAGGAACCTTCGGGGATCAGGCCCACGAAATGCCCTTATCAATGCAACAAGGGACCCCTCAAATCTCTTGGCACATGAGGCTGCATTTGCATTGGGTCAAATGCAAGATGCTGATGCCATTCCTGCTCTAGAAGAAGTTCTATTTGATTTCTCCTTGCATCCAATTGTTCGGCATGAGGCTGCAGAAGCACTTGGTGCTATTGGCTTAGAAAGTAATGTTTCACTTCTAGAAAGAAGTCTGGCTTCAGATCCAGCCCAAGAGGTCCGAGAGACATGTGAACTGGCTCTTAGTCGGATCAAAGAGCTGAAGAATGTAGGAACTGATGATGGCTCCTCATCAATGGCACCGTCACCCTTCCTGTCAGTGGACCCTGCTGCTCCTGCTTCTTATTCCTCTGTTGAGAACTTGAGGAAAGTTCTTTTGAGTGAAGAAAACGGCATGTATGAACGCTATGCTGCTCTTTTTGCTCTAAGAAACAATGGAGGAGAAGAAGCTATTTCTGCCATTATTCAATCTCTAGGTTCAAAGAGTGCTCTACTAAGGCATGAGGTTGCTTATGTATTGGGTCAATTGCAGAACAAAAGGGCTTCAGATGCCCTGTCTATGACTCTTAAAGATGTCAATGAGCATCCAATGGTTAGACATGAAGCAGCCGAAGCTCTTGGTTCTATAGCAGATGCTGAATGTCTTGCTCTTCTTGTGGATTTTGCCAAGGATCCCGAGCCTATTGTCTCACAAAGTTGTGAAGTTGCTCTTAGCATGCTTGAGTTTGAGAAATCAGGGAAATCCTTTGAGTTTCTCTTCATGCAGATGCCTCATGTCGAGCAGGTCTCGTAG
- the LOC107868552 gene encoding (S)-ureidoglycine aminohydrolase, giving the protein MQSFSPFSYLSFLFILTTLSFVKTQDGFCSAPSSSILDADSNSQPLYWKVSNPTLSPSHLQDLPGFTRSVYKRDHAFITPESQVFSPLPDWKNTLGAYLITPAIGSHFVMYLAKMQENSKSGLPPRDVERFIFVVQGIVVLTNISGNAHKLTVDSYAYLPPNLDHTVETDAAATLVVFERRYSGLEGHVAELIVGSTDKQPLLETPGEIFELRKLLPTSLAYDFNIHIMDFQPGEFLNVKEVHYNQHGLLLLEGQGIYRLSDSWYPIQAGDAIWMAPFVPQWYAALGKTRSRYLLYKDVNRNPL; this is encoded by the exons ATGCAatctttttcaccattttcctacctttctttcctttttatattAACAACTTTga GTTTTGTGAAAACGCAAGATGGGTTTTGCTCTGCACCATCATCATCAATTCTTGATGCTGATTCCAACTCTCAGCCACTTTACTGGAAAGTTAGTAACCCCACACTTTCCCCTTCTCATCTTCAAG ACTTGCCGGGTTTTACTCGTAGTGTGTATAAGAGGGATCATGCTTTTATTACTCCTGAAAGTCAAGTGTTTAGCCCTCTACCTGATTG GAAAAATACTTTGGGAGCCTATCTAATCACACCAGCAATTGGCTCGCATTTCGTCATGTACTTGGCAAAGATGCAAG AAAATTCAAAATCAGGACTACCTCCTAGAGATGTTGAAAG GTTCATATTTGTGGTCCAGGGAATTGTGGTGCTCACCAACATATCCGGGAATGCCCACAAACTGACA GTTGATTCCTATGCTTATCTGCCTCCCAATTTGGATCACACAGTCGAAACTGATGCAGCTGCTACTCTTGTTGTATTTGAAAGGAG gtattctggATTGGAAGGTCATGTTGCTGAACTAATTGTTGGTTCAACAGACAAGCAACCCCTTCTTGAAACTCCTGGCGAG ATTTTTGAGCTAAGGAAGCTTCTTCCAACGTCCTTAGCTTATGATTTCAATATACAT ATCATGGATTTTCAACCTGGAGAATTCCTCAATGTCAAG GAAGTTCATTATAACCAGCATGGTTTGCTTCTGTTGGAGGGGCAAGGCATTTATCGACTAAGTGATAGCTG GTATCCAATTCAAGCTGGTGATGCTATTTGGATGGCACCATTTGTGCCTCAGTG GTATGCTGCTCTGGGCAAGACGCGTTCACGCTACTTGTTATATAAAGATGTTAATAGGAATCCACTGTAG